A single genomic interval of Lathyrus oleraceus cultivar Zhongwan6 chromosome 7, CAAS_Psat_ZW6_1.0, whole genome shotgun sequence harbors:
- the LOC127105933 gene encoding uncharacterized protein LOC127105933, which produces MRRPGLKDDVAYSFFDPDISVLKDMIALITPDHVGLFRAVYGGILKMVFRLMDRDRSAIHTLLQFYDPELRCFVFPDYVLGPMLEDYADILNIQIRDQVPFRVTKEEPDIGGISRAFYLSPEEVKSNLKEKGKLPGFHLSFLEAKAKEQSELGNWEAVCALVAASIYGIILFPNQKNFVDINAIRLFIRRNPIPTLIGDVYYSVHNRNEKRRGGLIRCCAQLLVKWFMGYLPSKGAFVLLGQNVTWATKLMGLRAKDIDWTHSSGVGQDFICSCRGFPNVPLIGVQGCINYNPTLLKRQMGFAMELPPYKSEIQESVYFPVEGNQDRVKQVSDAWRSIQRKGKASWGRANNRSFPPFDDWLRKRVELTCLPFPMVDPWYPLVEETPSTVSMDEFLEMKRERDQLLAEKTELEMSVARVQRANQELKAKMEDQDKRHALETKRFEMDTAYYGKISQALASSNREHDITKEKLFRASKVIEDEKRRQILVRDQRDERARVLAAEWEAEKAKIRAERDHYMAERDHYFRQMKIHQKEVGRLQQENIELRFAAEFARMEGEIRPSAGPSSS; this is translated from the coding sequence ATGAGAAGACCCGGCTTGAAGGATGATGTtgcttacagtttctttgacccggatatcagtgtgctgaaggatatgatagcgTTGATcactcctgaccatgtggggttgtttcgtgcggtgtatgggggtattctgaagatggttttcaggctcatggacagagacaggagcgccatccatactctaCTTCAGTTTTACGATCCCGAGCtgagatgtttcgtcttcccaGATTACGTGCTAGGGCCGATGTTGGAAGATTATGCTGATATTTTGAATATCCAGATCAGGGATCAAGTTCCTTTCCGtgttactaaggaagaacctgatattggtgggatttcCCGTGCTTTCTATCTGAGTCCAGAGGAAGTGAAGAGTAATCTGAAGGAGAAGGGTAAGctgcctggttttcatctgagtttcctagaggctaaggCTAAAGAGCAGTCAGAATTGGGGAATTGGGAAGCTGTCTGTGCTCTGGTTGCGgcgagcatttatgggatcatttTGTTTCCcaaccagaagaactttgtggatatcAATGCCATCCGCCTGTTTATTCGAAGGAATCCTATCCCTACattgattggagatgtctattattcggttcataaccggaatgagaagaggcgtgggggttTGATTCGATGCTGCGCGCAGTTATTGGtcaagtggtttatgggttacttaccatccaagggtgcttttgttcttctggGCCAGAATGTTACTTGGGCGACCAAACTGATGGGCTTGAGGGCTAAGGACATAgattggactcacagtagtggaGTTGGACAGGACTTTATCTGCAGTTGCAGGGGTTTTCCTAATGTGCCGCTTATAGgggttcagggttgcatcaattacaacccgacacttcttaagaggcaaatgggattcgctatggagcttccaccgtacaagagtgagattcaggaatctgtgtacttcccggttgagggtaaccAGGATAGGGTAAAGCAGGTATCCGATGCATGGCGCAgcattcagaggaagggcaaggcTTCCTGGGGTAGAGCTAAcaacagatcttttcctccgttcgatgattggctcagaaagagagtggagcttacttgtctaccatttcctatgGTCGATCCGTGGTATCCGTTGGTTGAGGAGACTCCTTCTACTGTTAGTATGGATGAGTTCTTAGAGATGAAGCGGGAACGAGACCAGCTACTTGCAGAGAagacggaattggagatgagtgttgctcgggttcagagaGCTAATCAGGAGCTCAAAGCgaagatggaagatcaggataagcgGCATGCTTTGGAGACCAAGCGatttgagatggatacagcctattatgggaagatcagccaagctttagcatcgtccaaccgggagcatgacatcacaaaggagaagctgttcagagcatcaaaggtgattgaagatgagaagaggaggcaaatcctagtcagggatcagagagatgagagagccagagtcctcgctgcagagtgggaagcggaaAAGGCAAAGATCAgggccgagagagatcattacatggcagagagagaccactacttcaggcagatgaagattcatcagaaggaagttggaagactacagcaggagaacatagagctcaggttcgccgcagagttcgcaagGATGGAAGGCGAGATAAGGCCATCTGCgggaccctcatccagttag